The sequence below is a genomic window from Papio anubis isolate 15944 chromosome X, Panubis1.0, whole genome shotgun sequence.
TGAGGTCGTAGGACTGAATTCCCTGTTTCTTTACTGTCTGTCAGCTGATAGCCATTCCCAGCTTTAAGAGGCTGCCCACAGTCCTTGGCTCTGagcccccttcctccatcttcaaagccaacaatgGCAGGTTGAGTCCCTCTCACATTTTGAATCTCCCCTGCCTCTTCTGTCATCACATCTCTGAGCTACCTTTCTTTCTTCATCATCTGCTTTTCAGAGCTCATATGATTAGATTGAATTTAATCAAATAATCCAGAAATAATCTCCCTGTCTTAAGGTTTGTAAccttaatttcatctgcaaagtTCTTTTCTGCTACGTAGTATAAATAACATACAGGTTCCAAGGATTAGGATGTGGAGCAGGGGTGGCATCATCTGGCCTACCACAGTGTGCCCTCTGACCGCCACAGATTCACATTTGTCCCACAGGCAAAATACATTCACACCATCCTAAGATACTCATGAGTTGTATCCCATCACAGGGAGCATCCCAAGCTGGACTGGGGAGCTAGAAGTTAGTCTGGGAATGTTTAGGGAATGATGGTAGGGTTTGAGgacagagatggagaaaagatgacaaaaaaaGGAATCCTCCTCCCCCTGACCTCTGCCCCTCCTATGTCGACAGCCTCTCAACTCAGCTGTTTGCTCTCCAGGTACCCCTGGGATGGCGTGAGCACTCCCCCAGCGATGGACCCATCTGTGACGCTGTGGCAGTTTCTGCTGCAGCTGCTGAGAGAGCAAGGCAATGGCCACATCATCTCCTGGACTTCACGGGATGGTGGTGAATTCAAGCTGGTGGATGCAGAGGAGGTGGCCCGGCTGTGGGGGCTACGCAAGAACAAGACCAACATGAATTACGACAAGCTCAGCCGGGCCTTGCGGTACTACTATGACAAGGTACAGTCTCTCAGACCAGGGCTGGGACCCCCCCTAACATTTATAtcagagattttattttgttttgattgccATAGCTATGACTTTGAAAACAATGTTAACATTTATCAGTTTTTAACCCATCCATTGGTACCGTCAGGCCAGTATTGGGCCCCTAAGCACTATCTCACCTACTTTCTTGTCTTACTGCTTTGGCAAAAACCATCATTGCATTATTAATACTGACTCCTACTCCCACTCTGAGATCCCCAAAGTGATGCTGCCCTGCCATGCACATTTCATTTTCGTGTCATATTCCTATAGCCAACATTTTGAAAACATGGTTAATAATGGTTGGTCCTCATTCTGTCCTCTGGAAGCCCTAGACCAGTGCTGGGCTTCCCTAGTTATTTCATAGTCTTCTCTTATTCCAGAATATTTCATATTCCTAGAATCAAAACCTCCCTGACAGTATTATACCAGCTTTTGCTTACTTTGTCCTCTGGGACCCCAACATTTTTAaccaattattttcttctcttattcctTAAGCTAAAACCTCTGCAACAACATGTTTAGTACCAGCTTCCACACCCTATCTTCTTAAATTCCCAGAGCAGCACTGGTCTACCCCAATATTTATATCAATTGTTTTCATTATCTTATTCCTacagctaaaatttaaaatttccccCATTCTGCCCTCTCAGACCCCCAGGCCACTGCTGGGTTTCCCCTCCCCCCAATATTTATACAAGTTATTTCATCTTCTTATTCCTCCTGCTGAAACTTCCAAACAATATTCATGAATATCCCTTTTTGTTCCTCTTTTGAGAAACACGGGCCCACCCTGTGACATATCTGACCAGCACTAAGACTTCCGCAGAATGCCCTAGTGCTCCCACACTCCTCTTGCCCGTGCCCCCCAGAACAGCCCTGGACCTATGCTGCATACCCTTCATAGTTTATGgcatttattccattttcatattttattccttGAGCTCAACCCTCCAGAACAATATTAGTAATGAGGCTCCCTCACTGTGCCCTCTGGGAACACTAGGTCATCTCTGAGACCCACCAGACCTGAAAAACCCCAAACATGCTCTGTGACCCACCCAAGCCAGCCTTGATATAGGCCCTCTCCCAATATTTATAccagtatttttaatattcttgtcTAATTGCTGTTAGTTACTTCATTTTCTTACCGCTTTAGCTTCAACCTCCATAGTGGTATTAATAATGAGGCCTCCTCGCCCTCTCCTCTGCAGTGACCTTGCCCTATTCCACTTCTGTGTCATTAGCTTCAAATAATCCTCTGTATTAATAATTCATCGCCCCATCCATCtatattaatttactttcttcCAACATTTATATCAGttacttcattttcttgtcttactgcatttGCTAGTCTCCAAAACTGTGTCCTGACAGTCACCCACAAGGCCTGGCCTGTGAACCCCTGGTTCTTGGAGCCAAGAAGACTTGCTCCCACACCTACTACCTTCCCTTCACGGGCCCCATTGTGAAGAGGAGCCACAGTGTGGAGGGGGTGGGAAAATCAGATAGATAGACCTGGagagtgacagagggaggcttGGAAAGGGGTGGATGGGAAGGGGCTTAAAGAAAGAATTGttgtggagagaagagagaaaggggaggaactAGGGAGGGGTATAGATAAGGGGAATCTAGGGGGAGAGGAAAGAGGTAGAAACCAACGGGAGAGGAAATGGGCTGACAGGCTGAGAGGGGAACTTACAGAGGAGGGACAGGAAAGCCAGAGAGGGGCAAGTGGGAAGAGAGCCACTAGGAGAAGAGAAACACCACTCCACCCCGACATACACacaccctgcctccagcctgcccCTTTCCTCTCAGGCCCTCTgttcctctcctccctttctAGAACATCATCCGCAAGGTGAGCGGCCAGAAGTTCGTCTACAAGTTTGTGTCCTATCCTGAGGTCGCAGGGTGCTCCACTGAGGACTGCCCGCCCCAGCCAGAGGTGTCTGTTACCTCCGCCATGCCAaatgtggcccctgctgctgtacATGCCACCCCAGGGGACACTGCCTCTGGAAAGCCAGGCACACCCAAGGGTGCAGGAATGGCAGGCCCGGGTGGTTTGGCACGCAGCAGCCGGAACGAGTACATGCGTTCGGGCCTCTATTCCACCTTCACCATCCAGTCTCTGCAGCCACAGCCACCCCCTCATCCTCGGCCTGCTGTGGTGCTCCCCAATGCAGCTCCTGCAGGAGCAGCAGCGCCCCCCTCGGGGAGCAGGAGCACCAGTCCAAGCCCCTTGGAGGCCtgcctggaggctgaggaagccGGCTTGCCTCTGCAGGTAAGGACTGGAATATAGAAATCCAGTAAGAGGAGGCAGTAAAGAGGACGGATGTGTAATCCCCGGATGATGAGGGAGGCTGGTAGAAGACACATAGTGCTCCTGTTAAAGgagataatggtggaaggaagaaCACAGACATCCTCTTAGAAGGAGGGATGGGGCAGAGAGCTACACAAATCCTGAGACAGAAAGGGGAGAATACTGTGCTAAAGTTAGTAGCTGCCGAACATGTAGGTGCctgaaatatatttgtttaatgcACCAGTTCTCACACTCTAGCgctcatcagaatcacctgtagGACTTGTTAAACCACAGATTGCCAGGcacacccccagagtttctgaatatgtggggctggggaggggcccaataatttgtatttttaacttgtTACCAAATGAGGCAGATGTTGCTGGTTCAGAGGAAGGTAAatttttgagaaccactgttttaatGAATGAGGATGGTATCCCTCAGATTCCTACCTGCTTCAGGTTGTCTTACCCCAAGTCCCCTGTCCCATAGGAGGACTTGCCCCAGAGGAAGCCCTACTTCCTTGATGAAGTCCTATGTCCTGTTGGAGAACCTGCTCTGATGCCCCCAGTACCAAGTGCCACTTTCCCGGGGAAATCACTGGGTAGCCCACAGGAGAATCCTGTGGCCCCAACAATCCTTACCCTCTTTGTACCTGCTCCTCTCCCAGGTCATCCTGACTCCGCCCGAGGCCCCAAACCTGAAATCGGAAGAGCTGAATGTGGAGCCAGGTTTGGGCCGGGCTTTGCCCCCAGAAGTGAAAGTGGAAGGGCCCAAGGAAGAGTTGGAAGTTGCCAGGGAGAGAGGGTTTGTGCCGGAAACTACCAAGGCCGAGCCAGAAGTCCCTCCACAGGAGGGCGTGCCAGCCCGGCTGCCCGCGGTTGTTATGGACACCGCAGGGCAGGCGGGCAGCCACGTGGCTTCCAGCCCTGAGATCTCCCAGCCACAAAAGGGCCGGAAGCCCCGGGACCTAGAGCTTCCACTCAGCCCGAGCCTGCTAGGTGGGCCAGGACCCGAACGGACCCCAGGATCGGGAACTGGCTCCGGCCTCCAGGCGCCTGGGCCGGCGCTAACTCCGTCCCTACTTCCTACACATACATTGGTGAGTGCCTGCGGAGGTGTGGGATGGGTGGGTGCCAACCCCAATGGGACTGGCATGTGGCAGGTGACTAACAGGAATCAGAGGAGGGCGAATGTGGTTGTCCCTGAAGAGGGTGGAGCCTTCGAGTGTGATTGACTGGGCTGACGCTGGACTGGAGGGATGGGGTTTGATTAGtgaagggcagggctggggacttTTGTGGGTGGGACCAAGGGGCTTTCTGTGGGACTGTTTCTGGGTTGGGGTGTGGCTTAAGGAACCTGAGCAGGGCTTTTTGGTCTGGGATTTGCATATGGGATTTCACGGGTGGGACATGAGTTAGAAGTTGACCCTGAGCTGTTTGGATGGTGACTTGAGAGGTTTGAGAGCAGCATTTGGATAGGGTCTTGTGGGTGGTCTTGACCAATGAGGTCTCTAACTGAGGGTGGGCTCTCGGGAATAGGGAGCGGGGGGTGTCTACGGAGTTTGAGAGATCGTAGGCATGGCCTCCGTAGTTACCATCTAGGTGTGTGCACTTTGGGGAGTGACCCTGGGAGTGTGAGTGGGAAATCTGTGGTGGGGCTAGGCCCAAGTCCCTTCCAGCATCCCACATCTACTCTCTACTCACTTGAGCTCCGACCACCCTCTCCCCACAGACCCCGGTGCTGCTGACACCCAGCTCGCTGCCTCCCAGCATTCACTTCTGGAGCACCCTGAGTCCCATTGCACCCCGTAGCCCGGCCAAGCTCTCCTTCCAGGTAGGATCCTCTTTCCCCATTTTGGACAGGGTGACAGACCCAAGAATGGCCCCCATCTGTGACCTCTCGCTCTTTTTACCCCCAGTTTCCATCCAGTGGCAGCGCCCAGGTGCACATCCCTTCCATCAGCGTGGATGGCCTCTCGACCCCCGTGGTGCTCTCCCCAGGGCCCCAGAAGCCATgactactaccaccaccaccgccaccaccccccccccccccttctgGGGTCACTCCATCCATGCTCTCTCCAGCCAGCCATCTCAAGGAGAAACATAGTTCAACTGAAAGACTCATGCTCTGATTGTGGTGGGGTGGGGATCCTTGGGAAGAATTACTCCCAAGAGTAATTCTCATTATCTCCTCCACAGAAAACACACAGCTTCCACAACGTCTCTGTTTTCTGGCAGTCCCCCAGTGGCCGCCCTTACACGTCTCCTACATCAATGGTAGGGgcggtttatttatttattttttgaaggccACTGGGAGGAGCCTGACCTAACCTTTTAGGGTGGTTAGGAcatctcccccacctccccactttTTTCCCCAACACAAGACAATCGGGGTCTGGCTTGAGAAcgacctttctttctttatttctcagcctgCCCTTGGGGAGATGAGGGAGCCCTGTCTCCATTTTCAGATGTGAGTAGAAGagttagtttgttttgttttattattcctGGCCATACTCAGGGGTCCAGGAAGAATTTGTACCATTTAATGGGTTGGGAGTCTTGGCCAAGGAAGAATCACACCCTTGGAATAGAAATTTCCACCTCCCCAGCCTTTCTCTCAGACAGCTTATCCTTTTTCAACCAACTTTGGCCAGGGAGGAATGTCCCTTTTGTTCTTCTTCCCCCTGAAAAGCCATTCCTTTGTCTGCCAACCTCCCTGGGGTCCTGCCTGTTTCCTCCCAATGGAGGGTTTTTTTGGGCGGTGGTCCCCGTCTGGGGGGCCCCTCCAGCCAGTTCTCCAggtctccctgtctctcccccGCTGCCATTTTGATagtataatctatttttaaatggggCTTTTCAATAGGGGAGAGGGAGTCATCTCTTCCTATATTTagtggggtgggtgggaaggAAGGGATTTGGGGGGGAATCTTCCTGCCGCCTCCCCCCTCCAAGTGTTTATTTTTGATACCAAACGTGTATTTTCagttccctccctcccagccccccaATTTCCTGCGGGCGGGTACAAAGGACCCTTTCAATGTCCCTGGAGttgggagggaggaatgggggaCATAAAGCCTGTCCTGTCTCTATTCTAGGCAAGAGAGAGTGGGTTCAAAAGACTCCTGGGCTCACCTGTTAGTGCTGGCCCAGCCCAGGCCTCGGGACCTGGGGGTTGGTGATTTGGGGGACGGTGCTACACTCGTCTCCACTGTTTGTTTTACTTCCCCAaaatggaccttttttttttctaaagagtcCCAGAGAATGGGGAATTGttcctgtaaatatatatttttcaaagtgatgCTGGAGGCTGCTGGCACTTTTTCTCTGATGTTGTAAGGACTAGCTGAGTGTGACAAGCATGACTGTGGAGGGTGTGAGGCAGAGGTTGATCGTGAGAGAAATGGTGTGATGGCGTGTGTAAGAAACAGTAGTAGGGACTGCATATTGGTAACCATGTGTGTGTCAGAGATGTGGAAAGCTGTGATTGTGTGTGAGAGAGTACAGAAGTTGTGACCACAGACTTTTGATGGTGTGTCTATGTGGGAAATCGCGGCCGTGTTTCAGAAAACAACTGAGCCTGGATGAGTAGTCAAGGTACTGTACAAGAACCTGTGATGGTATGCACAAAATAATATCTACGAGAAGAGAGTAGGGACTGCAGCCCCATCAGTGTTTGATGGTGAGCAAGACAGACTGAGTGACCCAAACCGCATGTGAGAGACTACGTGGGCATGAAACTACAGTAGAGGTTGTCAGGGATTGTGGCAAAGATGGTATAGGTGACAAACCTCATTATAGGCGACTCAACGTTTGAGAAATAGACAATGTACAAAACTACTTgagcctgtagtgtcagctaaaGCTGTAAGACTGTATGGGTGCGAACTTGATTGTACGAGAGAGAATGGCTATGAGACCAAACCAGCAACTGGGACCAAAGACACAAGAAGGTGCAACTGTGTGTACGAAAGCAGGCGTGAGAGACTGTAGCAAAGACTGAGAAACAAAACGAATGGCTGTGACTGGGAGAGTGTGAcaggccgtgtgtgtgtgtgtacacctgAAACTAGTGGCAAATCGATTTACCGTTACTGCCACATTCTGTCCCACAGGTTCAGGAACTGTGAGGAAGTGGGAGAGAAAATGACAGTGAGCCGGACGGAGCCACTGACATGGTGTTCTCGAGAGACCGCGTCACTGAGCATGCGAGGGAAAGGGGCAAGGAACTATTGATAGACTTGCAGTAGCGGTAACTGGGAGTTAGCAACTGTGGGAGAGGAACTTGACAACTGAGTGATGTCAGAGCGTCAGGGGGTTTGTGAAAGAGTTCATAAGCAACCATAAATCCGGGGCCACGCAAAAGAGCTGAGCAAATGAGACACGGCAAGTGACCACGTGGCGGTGTGTGAGAAACTTGTAAAGCTGTGCACGTGTGTCCATGCTGAGCTTCCCATATGAAGAAAATGACGGTGTGCACGACCGAGACAGGGCCTGGGTGACTGTAGGTGACTTATCAAGGGCCTAATGGTGATTGTGAAATAGTGACCGAGTATATCAGAAGCTGACTGAGGGACAGTGATGACTCAGACAGTGGCTGAGAAACTGATTATACCATTGGTAAAACCCTTTGCAAGAGACTTTATGAAAGGCTGTAAATCAAGGACTGAGGGTGCTGGAAGCTGACTGAGAAGAAACGTGAGACTAGGTGACGACGGTGTCTGAGATGCTGTGTGATTGTGTATGCGTGTGAATGTCTTCGTGGGAGAGGCTGTAATCGGGGATCGTGGGTGTGTGAAAAAGTGGCTTGAGTGAGAAAAGGGTAGGAGAGGTGGTGatttttgtgcatgtgtgggAAACTTCATGAGAGACTAGTTAGTGGTGACTATAAATCAGTGACTATTTGTGTATGTG
It includes:
- the ELK1 gene encoding ETS domain-containing protein Elk-1 encodes the protein MDPSVTLWQFLLQLLREQGNGHIISWTSRDGGEFKLVDAEEVARLWGLRKNKTNMNYDKLSRALRYYYDKNIIRKVSGQKFVYKFVSYPEVAGCSTEDCPPQPEVSVTSAMPNVAPAAVHATPGDTASGKPGTPKGAGMAGPGGLARSSRNEYMRSGLYSTFTIQSLQPQPPPHPRPAVVLPNAAPAGAAAPPSGSRSTSPSPLEACLEAEEAGLPLQVILTPPEAPNLKSEELNVEPGLGRALPPEVKVEGPKEELEVARERGFVPETTKAEPEVPPQEGVPARLPAVVMDTAGQAGSHVASSPEISQPQKGRKPRDLELPLSPSLLGGPGPERTPGSGTGSGLQAPGPALTPSLLPTHTLTPVLLTPSSLPPSIHFWSTLSPIAPRSPAKLSFQFPSSGSAQVHIPSISVDGLSTPVVLSPGPQKP